The segment CGGGCGCTGGCGCTGCCGGCCGACGTCCGGGAGCCCGCGCAGGTGGAGGCGGCCGTCGAGCAGGCGTGGCGTTCCCTCGGCCCCATCGACGTCTTGGTCAACAACGCGGGCGCCTTCGAGGCGCACGAGTTCCTGGCCACCCCCTACCAGCGCTGGCGCCGGCTGGTCGAGGACAATCTGGCCGGCGCGTTCCACTGCACCCAGGCGGTGGCGCGGCGCATGGCTCGTGCCCGCCGCGGCGGGCGCATCGTCAACGTCTCCTCGGTGAACGGCTCGTTTGGCGTCGGCTGGTCATCGGCCTATAATGTGGCCAAAAGCGCCATCGACGAACTGACGCGCAGCCTCGCGGTGGAGCTTGCGCCCTACGGCATCCTGGTCAACGCGGTCGCGCCGGGCTTCATCGACACGGCCATGTCCCGGGCCTCCGGCGAAAGCGACCTGGAGACCGAGGTGTTCCGGCGCTTCTACGTGGGGGAACGGCGCATCCCGCTGGCTCGCGCCGGCCTGCCCGAAGAGGTGGCGGCGGCGGTGCTCTTCTTTGCGTCGCCGGCGTGCAGCTACGTCACCGGGCAGACGCTTTTCGTCGATGGCGGCCTGTCCATCACGTACTGAGCGGCACGGCTGGACGGGCCATCGAAGGGGGTCTTGACGTGCCGGGCGCCGACGGACGACCGAGTCGCGAAGAGGCGTGGCAGCTTCTGCAGGAGTGGACGCAAAACCCCAACCTCCTCAAGCACGCGCTGGCGGTGGAGGCGGCTAT is part of the Bacillota bacterium genome and harbors:
- a CDS encoding SDR family NAD(P)-dependent oxidoreductase; this encodes RALALPADVREPAQVEAAVEQAWRSLGPIDVLVNNAGAFEAHEFLATPYQRWRRLVEDNLAGAFHCTQAVARRMARARRGGRIVNVSSVNGSFGVGWSSAYNVAKSAIDELTRSLAVELAPYGILVNAVAPGFIDTAMSRASGESDLETEVFRRFYVGERRIPLARAGLPEEVAAAVLFFASPACSYVTGQTLFVDGGLSITY